In Nostoc sp. GT001, a genomic segment contains:
- a CDS encoding tetratricopeptide repeat protein → MSKNHSPEEILQSILRNVQVGGNLTTGDITQILNLLVIIQQPDVFKPKEIPQNIPRGSIVKFVGRAETLVSLHERLQHSSQVVIAAIEGMGGVGKTELATQYALIHLLLNTYPGGICWLRARDEDIGLQILQFAIAKLGLKPPEDWDLPQQVDFCWSRWHDGNVLVVLDDVNDYPKVEQYLPPQSPRFKLLITTRLQLDFSQSFTLDVLSESAALELLQEWVGAEKVTRELEDAKEICQRLGCLPLALNLVGRYVKKRKISLAEMLRRLEEKKLTHEALARDERDRTWTLNVKWGVAAAFELSWEELNDDAKELGVLLSLFALAPIPWKLVESVETGKDAEQLEDSRVELESLHLLQGEDSYQLHQLIREFFQLKQAEFNQVEELKRSLCRVIAAVAKEIPEAPTLQQITYVTPAIPHLAEVANNLIQYISDKDLIGAFTSNARFYDGQGLYDKAAPWYEQCLEVTKKRLGEEHPDVAASLNNLAVLYYSQGKYSEAEPLYLQALELRRRLLGKEHPDVAESLNNLAVLYYSQGKYSEAEPLFLQALELRRRLLGEQHQDVAETFNNLAVFYRSQGRYSEAESLYLQALELRRRLLGEEHPLVALSLNNLARLYNSQGRYSEAEPMYIQALALWRQLLGEEHPDVATGLNNLAGLYRDQGRYREAEPLYIETLALRRLLLGEEHPFVAASLNNLAGLYYSQGRYSEAEPLYLQALALRRLLLREEHPDVAESLNNLAALYRDQGRYSEAEPLYLQALDIFERQLGINHPNAVTVRGSLANLRDRLPQNPE, encoded by the coding sequence TCCTCGTGGTAGCATAGTCAAGTTTGTCGGACGTGCTGAGACTTTAGTGAGTCTGCACGAAAGGCTACAACACAGTTCTCAAGTGGTGATTGCTGCTATTGAGGGTATGGGAGGAGTCGGAAAAACAGAGTTAGCAACTCAGTATGCACTGATTCACCTGCTACTCAACACTTACCCTGGTGGTATCTGTTGGTTACGCGCTAGAGATGAAGATATTGGGCTTCAGATATTGCAGTTTGCTATAGCTAAGTTAGGACTAAAACCACCAGAAGATTGGGATTTACCACAGCAAGTTGATTTCTGTTGGTCACGCTGGCACGATGGGAATGTGTTGGTAGTGCTAGATGATGTCAACGATTACCCCAAGGTAGAACAATATTTACCACCACAATCACCCCGGTTTAAGCTGCTAATTACCACCAGATTACAGTTAGATTTTTCCCAGTCATTTACTCTAGATGTTTTAAGTGAGTCCGCAGCACTGGAACTTTTACAAGAGTGGGTGGGAGCAGAAAAAGTCACACGGGAATTAGAAGATGCCAAAGAAATTTGTCAGCGTTTAGGTTGTTTGCCTTTAGCGCTGAATTTGGTGGGGAGGTATGTGAAAAAGCGGAAAATCTCTTTAGCAGAAATGTTGCGGCGGTTAGAAGAAAAAAAGTTAACTCATGAAGCTTTAGCACGGGATGAAAGAGACCGCACTTGGACGCTGAATGTCAAATGGGGTGTTGCTGCTGCTTTTGAGTTAAGTTGGGAAGAATTAAATGATGATGCCAAGGAGTTAGGTGTTTTACTGAGTTTATTTGCTTTAGCTCCTATTCCCTGGAAACTGGTAGAAAGTGTAGAAACGGGGAAAGATGCTGAACAGTTGGAAGATAGCAGAGTTGAGTTAGAGAGTTTGCATCTGCTTCAAGGTGAGGACAGCTACCAACTACATCAACTCATTCGGGAATTTTTTCAACTCAAGCAGGCTGAGTTCAATCAAGTAGAGGAATTAAAGCGATCGCTTTGTCGGGTAATAGCAGCTGTTGCCAAAGAAATTCCTGAAGCCCCAACGCTTCAGCAAATTACCTATGTCACCCCTGCCATACCTCATCTAGCAGAAGTAGCAAACAATCTCATCCAATACATCAGCGATAAAGATTTAATTGGGGCATTCACCAGTAACGCTCGATTTTATGATGGTCAGGGATTGTATGACAAAGCAGCACCCTGGTATGAGCAGTGTCTAGAAGTTACCAAAAAACGTCTGGGAGAAGAACATCCTGATGTTGCCGCTAGCCTCAACAATCTAGCGGTACTCTACTACTCTCAAGGAAAATACAGCGAAGCCGAACCATTATACCTGCAAGCTTTAGAACTAAGGCGACGCCTGCTAGGTAAGGAACATCCTGATGTTGCAGAAAGCCTCAACAATCTAGCGGTACTATACTACTCCCAAGGAAAATACAGTGAAGCTGAACCCCTGTTCCTGCAAGCTTTGGAACTAAGGCGACGCCTCCTAGGAGAGCAACACCAGGATGTTGCTGAAACTTTCAACAACCTGGCAGTATTCTACCGTTCCCAAGGAAGATATAGCGAAGCCGAATCCCTGTACCTGCAAGCTTTAGAACTAAGGCGACGCCTGCTGGGAGAAGAACATCCTCTTGTTGCACTCAGCCTCAACAACCTAGCGAGACTCTACAACTCCCAAGGCAGATACAGCGAAGCCGAACCCATGTACATCCAAGCTTTGGCACTTTGGCGTCAGTTACTAGGAGAAGAACATCCAGATGTCGCCACTGGCCTTAACAACCTAGCAGGACTCTATCGTGACCAAGGCAGATATAGAGAAGCCGAACCCCTGTACATCGAAACTTTGGCACTCAGACGGTTGCTGCTGGGAGAAGAACATCCATTTGTTGCCGCTAGCCTCAACAACCTAGCAGGACTCTACTACTCCCAAGGCAGATACAGCGAAGCCGAACCCTTATACCTGCAAGCTTTGGCACTCAGGCGGTTGCTACTGAGAGAAGAACATCCAGATGTTGCAGAAAGCCTTAACAACCTAGCGGCACTCTACCGTGATCAAGGCAGATACAGCGAAGCTGAACCCTTGTACCTGCAAGCTTTGGATATTTTTGAGCGACAGTTAGGGATAAATCATCCAAATGCTGTTACTGTTCGTGGAAGTTTAGCAAATCTTCGCGATCGCCTCCCCCAAAATCCAGAATAA
- a CDS encoding type II toxin-antitoxin system VapC family toxin codes for MIGLDTNILVRYLTKDNEKQWEQAAEIIEGGEQCFVANIVICELVWVLRGNPYQFSREEISNTIELMLQCSVFELENRSLVYQALQRFKQGSADFSDYLIGAIAQHSGCSSTVTFDRKLRSEKGFDLFE; via the coding sequence GTGATTGGACTTGATACAAATATTTTAGTACGCTACTTGACAAAAGATAATGAAAAGCAGTGGGAGCAAGCTGCTGAAATTATCGAAGGGGGAGAGCAATGTTTTGTTGCTAATATAGTGATTTGTGAATTGGTTTGGGTTTTACGAGGTAATCCTTATCAATTTAGCAGAGAAGAAATTAGTAACACTATAGAATTAATGCTGCAATGTTCGGTATTTGAGTTAGAAAATCGTTCTTTAGTTTATCAAGCATTACAAAGATTTAAGCAGGGAAGTGCAGATTTTTCTGATTATTTAATTGGGGCAATTGCTCAACATTCTGGTTGTAGTTCAACAGTGACTTTTGACAGAAAGTTGAGAAGCGAAAAGGGATTTGATTTATTTGAGTAA
- a CDS encoding AbrB/MazE/SpoVT family DNA-binding domain-containing protein translates to MASATITTKGQVTIPKEIRDYLNLDTGSKVDFVIDENGIVKLIPLNISIQSLSGILHRPGMKSATLEEMEAAIKEGSSDWT, encoded by the coding sequence ATGGCTAGTGCGACCATCACTACTAAAGGGCAAGTAACTATTCCTAAAGAAATTAGGGATTATCTTAACCTTGATACAGGTAGTAAAGTTGATTTTGTCATTGATGAAAATGGAATAGTTAAATTAATTCCCTTGAATATTTCTATCCAAAGTTTATCAGGGATTTTACACCGCCCGGGAATGAAAAGCGCAACTTTAGAAGAAATGGAAGCTGCAATTAAAGAAGGCTCAAGTGATTGGACTTGA
- a CDS encoding Uma2 family endonuclease: MIASPQQNYVTVEEYLQMEEQSDIKHEYIDGYIYAMAGALDPHVTIALNLASLLRNHVRGSDCRVYIADMKARIESLNRFYYPDVMVTCDPRDRETTGYKRFPCLIVEVLSNSTEAFDRGDKFADYQTLESLQEYVLINTKRQRVECFRRNEQGLWVLQSYTSEHQSFRLNSVDFEETMATLYEDVVFE, translated from the coding sequence ATGATAGCCTCGCCCCAACAAAACTACGTCACCGTTGAAGAATACCTCCAAATGGAGGAACAGAGCGATATCAAGCATGAATATATAGACGGCTATATTTACGCAATGGCTGGAGCGCTAGATCCACACGTTACCATTGCTCTGAACCTGGCATCTCTCCTCCGTAATCATGTGCGAGGCTCTGATTGTCGTGTTTACATCGCTGACATGAAAGCCAGAATTGAATCTTTGAATCGCTTTTATTATCCCGATGTGATGGTTACTTGCGATCCACGCGATCGAGAAACGACAGGTTATAAAAGATTTCCCTGTTTAATTGTGGAAGTTTTATCTAATTCTACCGAAGCTTTTGATCGGGGGGATAAATTCGCTGATTATCAAACACTGGAAAGTCTGCAAGAGTATGTTTTAATTAATACAAAACGTCAGCGAGTTGAGTGTTTTCGACGCAATGAACAAGGGTTATGGGTTTTACAATCTTACACATCAGAGCATCAATCATTTCGACTCAATAGCGTGGATTTTGAGGAAACAATGGCAACACTTTACGAAGATGTAGTTTTTGAATAA
- a CDS encoding aspartate kinase produces MALIVQKYGGTSVGSVERIQAVAQRVYKTVQAGNSLVVVVSAMGKTTDGLVKLANEISPNPNRREMDMLLSTGEQVTIALLSMALQELGQPAISMTGAQVGIVTEAEHSRARILHIETTRLSRHINEGKVVVVAGFQGTSSVGEMEITTLGRGGSDTSAVAIAAALKANFCEIYTDVPGILTTDPRLVAEAQLMDAITCDEMLELASLGAKVLHPRAVEIARNYGVPLVVRSSWTDQPGTWVTSAKPQGRSLINLEIARPVDAVEFDTDQAKVALLRVPDKPGVAARLFGEISRQKVDVDLIIQSVHEGNSNDIAFTVTTPILKRAEAVATAIAPALRSQSNPKLEEAEVMVEHNIAKVSIAGAGMIGRPGVAAKMFATLAEAGVNIQMISTSEVKVSCVVNATECDRAVLALRNAFEIETGEQGAGSRGEFLTPNSSLLTPHSPPPVRGVALDMNQARLAIRQLPDRPGMAAKLFGLLAQHNISVDMIIQSQRCRVIDGVPRRDIAFTVSRIDGENAKKMLTQVAAELGWGEVVLDSAIAKVSIVGAGMVGQPGIAAKMFEALAQQEINIQMIATSEIKISCVVAQEQGVKALQAIHAAFELAGSEKFVVPA; encoded by the coding sequence ATGGCGCTCATAGTTCAGAAATACGGTGGTACATCTGTCGGTTCAGTGGAACGCATTCAAGCTGTCGCACAGCGTGTTTATAAAACTGTCCAAGCTGGAAACTCTCTGGTAGTAGTGGTTTCGGCTATGGGCAAAACCACCGATGGACTCGTCAAACTAGCTAATGAAATTTCTCCAAATCCTAACCGCCGGGAAATGGATATGTTGCTTTCTACTGGCGAACAAGTAACCATTGCCTTACTCAGCATGGCTTTGCAGGAACTCGGACAACCCGCAATTTCCATGACTGGCGCTCAGGTAGGAATTGTTACCGAAGCTGAACACAGCCGCGCTCGGATTTTGCATATTGAAACTACTCGCCTCAGTCGCCACATAAATGAAGGTAAAGTAGTTGTAGTAGCTGGCTTTCAAGGCACATCCAGCGTCGGAGAGATGGAAATTACGACTTTGGGGCGTGGTGGTTCCGACACTTCAGCAGTGGCGATCGCAGCCGCATTAAAAGCGAATTTTTGCGAAATTTATACAGATGTTCCAGGTATTCTCACTACAGATCCCCGCTTGGTTGCTGAAGCCCAGTTGATGGATGCCATCACCTGCGATGAAATGTTGGAATTAGCTAGCTTGGGCGCAAAAGTGCTGCATCCCCGTGCTGTGGAAATTGCCCGTAACTATGGTGTTCCCCTGGTAGTTAGGTCTAGCTGGACGGATCAACCAGGTACTTGGGTGACATCAGCCAAACCCCAAGGGCGATCGCTAATCAATCTAGAAATTGCCCGTCCAGTGGATGCTGTAGAATTTGACACTGACCAAGCAAAGGTCGCTTTGTTGCGCGTTCCCGACAAACCAGGTGTTGCAGCTAGGTTATTTGGCGAAATTTCTCGGCAAAAAGTAGACGTAGATTTAATTATTCAATCCGTTCATGAAGGTAACAGTAATGACATTGCTTTTACTGTCACCACACCAATATTAAAACGAGCAGAAGCAGTAGCAACAGCGATCGCCCCAGCACTGAGAAGTCAATCTAACCCCAAGTTGGAAGAAGCCGAGGTAATGGTAGAACATAACATTGCCAAAGTTAGCATCGCAGGCGCAGGAATGATTGGCCGTCCTGGTGTCGCGGCAAAGATGTTTGCCACATTAGCTGAAGCTGGCGTGAATATCCAAATGATTTCCACCAGCGAAGTGAAAGTAAGTTGCGTAGTCAATGCCACAGAATGCGATCGCGCCGTCTTAGCACTCCGTAACGCCTTTGAAATTGAGACAGGGGAGCAGGGAGCAGGGAGCAGGGGAGAATTCCTCACTCCTAACTCCTCACTCCTAACTCCTCACTCCCCACCTCCCGTTCGTGGTGTCGCTCTCGATATGAATCAAGCGCGTCTTGCTATTCGCCAATTGCCAGATCGTCCAGGGATGGCGGCAAAGTTGTTTGGATTATTAGCGCAACATAATATTAGTGTTGATATGATTATCCAATCTCAGCGTTGCCGGGTGATTGATGGTGTTCCCAGACGAGATATTGCTTTTACAGTCTCACGGATCGATGGGGAAAATGCCAAAAAAATGCTTACTCAAGTAGCGGCAGAGTTAGGATGGGGTGAAGTTGTTTTAGATAGTGCGATCGCTAAAGTAAGTATTGTTGGTGCAGGGATGGTAGGACAACCAGGTATTGCCGCTAAAATGTTTGAAGCTTTAGCCCAACAAGAAATCAATATTCAAATGATTGCCACCTCAGAAATTAAAATTAGTTGTGTTGTGGCGCAAGAGCAAGGTGTTAAAGCTTTGCAAGCCATTCATGCAGCCTTTGAACTGGCTGGTAGCGAGAAATTTGTCGTACCAGCGTAA